One part of the Rutidosis leptorrhynchoides isolate AG116_Rl617_1_P2 chromosome 1, CSIRO_AGI_Rlap_v1, whole genome shotgun sequence genome encodes these proteins:
- the LOC139861817 gene encoding phosphoacetylglucosamine mutase-like has product MNKQQESRLLESASKFPPPKGIKLSYGTAGFRADASILESTVFRIGILAALRSLKCGGSVIGLMITASHNQVSDNGVKVADPSGGMLTQDWEPFADLIANAPDPQTLVQLITEFVHKENIPLDGAKGAAVLLGRDTRPSGEPLVEAAKQGMCSIIGAVATDMGVLTTPQLHWMVRAMNKGLKASELDYFDQISSSFRCLIDLIPKKSGDSHPTGKLIVDCSNGVGGEKLQVIKEMLKWVDLDIRNTGKEGILNEGVGADYVQKEKVAPREFGPSDVGIRCASLDGDADRLVYFAIIPNGNNKINLVDGDKILSLFALFIKDQLSILGDKNELQPRVGVIQTAYANGASTKYLKQLGLEVVFTPTGVKYLHGKAEEYDIGIYFEANGHGTILFSDQFLNWLEGRKSTEKDLEKQNAAKRLWAVTKLINQAVGDALSGLLLVEAILQHMGWSVEKWNQLYCDLPSRQLKVKVADRTAVVTSNAETTVEKPTGIQEAINALTANYQQGRCFVRPSGTEDVVRIYAEANTQEAADELASSVANVVDQFLGFNSS; this is encoded by the exons ATGAACAAACAACAAGAATCAAGACTCCTGGAATCTGCTTCTAAATTCCCACCACCAAAAG GAATCAAGCTTTCTTATGGGACTGCTGGATTCAGAGCCGATGCATCAATACTTGAATCCACAGTATTTAGAATTGGGATACTGGCAGCATTAAGATCATTGAAATGTGGTGGGAGTGTAATTGGGTTGATGATCACTGCTTCACACAATCAAGTTTCTGATAATGGGGTCAAAGTTGCTGATCCAAGTGGTGGAATGCTTACTCAAGATTGGGAGCCTTTTGCTGATTTGATTGCTAACGCACCAGATCCTCAAACTCTTGTTCAG TTGATAACTGAGTTTGTACATAAGGAAAATATACCACTTGATGGAGCAAAGGGTGCTGCAGTATTATTGGGAAGAGACACAAGACCAAGCGGCGAACCTCTAGTTGAAGCTGCAAAACAG GGAATGTGTTCAATCATTGGAGCTGTTGCCACTGATATGGGTGTTTTAACAACTCCACAATTGCATTGGATGGTCCGTGCCATGAATAAGGGTTTAAAAGCATCCGAGCTTGATTATTTTGATCAGATTTCTAGTTCTTTCAG atGCTTGATAGATCTGATACCAAAGAAGAGCGGAGATAGTCATCCAACTGGGAAGTTGATCGTTGATTGTTCGAATGGAGTGGGCGGGGAGAAACTTCAAGTTATAAAAGAAATGTTAAAATGGGTCGACTTAGATATTCGTAATACGGGTAAAGAAGGTATACTAAACGAAGGAGTTGGTGCTGATTATGTACAAAAAGAAAAAGTTGCCCCTCGGGAGTTTGGTCCTTCAGACGTTGGGATAAG GTGTGCAAGTCTAGATGGAGATGCTGATCGTCTTGTATACTTTGCAATTATACCAAACGGAAACAACAAAATAAACCTAGTTGATGGGGACAAGATTTTATCATTATTTGCCTTATTTATCAAAGATCAGTTGAGCATTCTTGGTGATAAAAATGAATTACAACCTCGTGTTGGTGTTATACAGACAGCTTATGCTAATGGTGCGTCCACCAAATACTTGAAACAATTGGGATTAGAAGTCGTATTTACACCCACAGGAGTCAAATATTTGCATGGAAAAGCAGAAGAGTACGATATCGGTATCTATTTTGAAGCAAATGGTCATGGGACCATATTATTCTCGGACCAATTCTTGAACTGGTTAGAGGGTAGAAAGTCAACAGAAAAAG atttagaGAAGCAGAATGCTGCTAAAAGGCTATGGGCAGTGACTAAATTGATCAATCAAGCTGTGGGTGATGCCCTAAGTGGGTTGCTACTGGTTGAAGCGATCTTACAACATATGGGATGGTCGGTTGAAAAATGGAATCAACTTTATTGTGATCTACCTAGCAGACAACTTAAG GTAAAAGTTGCAGATAGAACTGCTGTTGTCACATCAAATGCAGAAACTACTGTTGAGAAGCCTACTGGCATTCAAGAAGCTATCAATGCATTAACGG CAAATTACCAACAAGGCAGATGTTTCGTTCGGCCGTCAGGAACTGAAGACGTTGTGAGAATTTACGCAGAGGCCAACACACAGGAGGCAGCTGATGAGCTGGCCAGTTCCGTAGCAAATGTTGTGGATCAGTTTCTTGGGTTCAATAGTTCTTAA
- the LOC139886469 gene encoding uncharacterized protein → MGLLSWFIGGNKDSSVKSTDKSNSKAVVSPAKPAEEVPGMNGAVEVSRPAPNVDVTVFEFGSVAVSSDKVTLAGYCPVSDDLEPCRWEILPASGSDAPQFRVVF, encoded by the coding sequence ATGGGTCTTCTCTCTTGGTTTATAGGCGGCAACAAAGATTCCAGCGTTAAATCCACCGATAAATCCAATTCTAAAGCCGTGGTATCTCCGGCGAAACCAGCCGAAGAAGTTCCGGGAATGAATGGCGCCGTTGAAGTTTCCCGTCCTGCTCCAAACGTCGACGTCACGGTATTTGAGTTCGGTTCAGTTGCTGTTTCTTCTGATAAAGTAACTCTTGCTGGATACTGTCCTGTTTCCGATGATCTCGAGCCTTGCCGTTGGGAGATTTTACCGGCGAGTGGTTCCGACGCGCCTCAGTTTCGTGTCGTGTTTTGA